In one Balaenoptera musculus isolate JJ_BM4_2016_0621 chromosome 2, mBalMus1.pri.v3, whole genome shotgun sequence genomic region, the following are encoded:
- the CHURC1 gene encoding protein Churchill isoform X8, which yields MRRLSLSSREVSSCRKQRRDFPVNCVAMCGDCVEKEYPNRGNICLENGSFLLNFIGCAVCSKRDFMLITNKSLKEEDGEEIVTYDPDLCKNCHHVIARHEYTFSIMDEFQVLKNLI from the exons ATGCGGCGACTTTCTCTGAGCTCTCGCGAGGTTTCCTCTTGCCGGAAGCAGCGGAGGGACTTCCCCGTTAACTGCGTCGCGATGTGTGGGGACTGTGTGGAGAAGGAATATCCCAACCGG ggTAACATCTGCCTGGAGAATGGATCTTTCTTGCTGAACTTTATAGGCTGTGCAGTGTGCAGTAAGCGGGATTTTATGCTGATCACAAACAAATCTTTGAAAgaggaagatggagaagaaataGTTACCTATGATC CAGATCTTTGTAAGAATTGTCATCACGTAATAGCCAGGCATGAGTATACGTTCAGTATCATGGATGAATTT